A window of Candidatus Nitrospira allomarina genomic DNA:
GAAAACGCCTGGCACCAGAACCCAGACGGTGCCACAAATTTTTACCACAGGATTACATCGCCAAATCGTCATGCTTCCCCGTTGAAAAGGTCATGCCGATGGTCACTCGATGCCCGGCTATATAGTCAGAAACATGCATGCGTTTTTTATTTTCCGGTTGAATCTCCAAAAGATTCAAACTTCCCTGACCAGTTTGGACACGGATGGCCTGTTTCGTGATAGCAGTAATGGTGCCTGGGGCCTGAGATATATCATAGGCAGTATGCCGGGCACCTGGTTCTTGATCTTCAACTTGGACTTTCCAAATCCCCCATCGTTCACCCTCCAGAAACGTATACACACCAGGCCATGGCGACAGTCCGCGAATGCGATTGGCGAGGGTTCGCGCAGGTCGCTCCCAATGCAGCAACCCATCTTCTTTGGTCAAAATGGGCGCCATAGTCGCCGCCGAATCATTTTGGGGGATAGGGGGCATTGTGCCCTCGATCCATCCACGCAGTGTCCTGACTAGAAGGGCTCCGCCAACCTGAGCCATTCGTGGAGCTAACTCTCCTGAGGTTTCATCCTGCCCAATAGAAATTTCTTCCTGTTGAAGAATGGCTCCCGTGTCCATCCCTTCGTCCATAAGCATAATGGTAACCCCGGTCTTCACCTCTCCCTGGATCACAGCCCATTGAATGGGTGCAGCACCTCGATACTTCGGAAGAAGGGACCCGTGCACATTCAGGCATCCTTTCGGGGGAAGATCAAGAATGGGTTTGGGTAAAATTCGTCC
This region includes:
- the fmt gene encoding methionyl-tRNA formyltransferase — its product is MRIVFMGTPAFAVPTLQQLLKSEFSVVGVVCQPDRPSGRGKKVQVGPVKALALSQNIPVVQPEKMKDPKLMEILRAWEPEVVVVAAFGRILPKPILDLPPKGCLNVHGSLLPKYRGAAPIQWAVIQGEVKTGVTIMLMDEGMDTGAILQQEEISIGQDETSGELAPRMAQVGGALLVRTLRGWIEGTMPPIPQNDSAATMAPILTKEDGLLHWERPARTLANRIRGLSPWPGVYTFLEGERWGIWKVQVEDQEPGARHTAYDISQAPGTITAITKQAIRVQTGQGSLNLLEIQPENKKRMHVSDYIAGHRVTIGMTFSTGKHDDLAM